The Algoriphagus sp. TR-M9 genome has a window encoding:
- a CDS encoding Fic family protein: protein MSYNWEQSDWPKFTYKEGKSGKLLPDFLMKSGQLSGVLIGLSEGNQTELLLEMMVVEAIKTSEIEGEFLSRPDVMSSIKKNLGIHEEQPLLVKDQRAKGIAKLMIKVRSEFAQDLTQEMLFDWHELLMEGNRYVRAGQWRADSAPMQVVSGAIGKEIVHFEAPPSTQVPSEMAAFISWFNETAPGNTKEINNPLIRSAITHLYFESIHPFEDGNGRIGRALAEKAIHQGLGHATLISLSSTIEAKKNEYYSALKNGQSANEISDWLDYFADTVFDAQLSAEQLINFTLQKVKFFDRFKDMLNDRHSKAINRMLAEGPAGFEVGMTAKKYMAITKASKATATRDLQALVELGVFLPQGGGRSVSYELVISS, encoded by the coding sequence ATCCGGGCAATTATCTGGTGTGCTCATTGGTTTGTCTGAAGGAAATCAGACTGAACTGCTTCTGGAAATGATGGTGGTAGAGGCCATCAAAACTTCCGAGATTGAAGGTGAATTTCTCAGTCGCCCCGATGTGATGTCTTCCATCAAAAAGAATCTGGGAATCCATGAGGAGCAACCCTTACTCGTCAAAGATCAGCGGGCAAAAGGAATAGCTAAACTGATGATCAAGGTACGATCCGAATTTGCCCAAGACTTGACTCAAGAAATGCTTTTTGACTGGCATGAACTGCTCATGGAAGGCAATCGCTATGTGCGCGCTGGTCAATGGCGAGCAGATTCTGCTCCCATGCAGGTGGTTTCAGGAGCTATCGGGAAAGAAATCGTGCATTTCGAAGCACCACCCTCTACGCAGGTTCCTTCAGAAATGGCAGCTTTTATTTCTTGGTTTAACGAAACTGCTCCGGGCAATACCAAGGAGATAAACAATCCTTTGATCCGGTCTGCGATCACGCATTTGTACTTTGAGTCGATTCACCCATTTGAGGATGGAAATGGACGTATCGGTCGGGCTTTGGCAGAAAAAGCGATTCATCAAGGCCTGGGACATGCGACCTTGATCAGTCTTTCCAGCACGATTGAGGCGAAGAAAAATGAGTATTACAGTGCTTTGAAAAACGGACAAAGCGCAAACGAAATCTCCGATTGGTTGGATTACTTTGCTGACACAGTTTTCGATGCGCAGCTAAGTGCAGAACAATTGATCAACTTTACACTTCAAAAAGTCAAATTCTTTGACCGTTTCAAGGATATGCTCAATGACCGACATTCGAAAGCTATCAATCGCATGCTAGCAGAAGGTCCAGCTGGTTTTGAAGTAGGGATGACTGCCAAGAAATACATGGCGATCACCAAAGCCTCGAAAGCGACAGCTACCCGGGATTTGCAGGCTTTGGTGGAATTAGGCGTCTTTTTGCCGCAAGGTGGGGGACGAAGTGTGAGTTATGAGTTGGTAATTAGTAGCTAG